The following are encoded in a window of Telmatobacter sp. DSM 110680 genomic DNA:
- the mnmE gene encoding tRNA uridine-5-carboxymethylaminomethyl(34) synthesis GTPase MnmE gives MDTESQVPEATAAIVDTIAAISTPPGRGGIGIVRLSGPQAASIAAQLVRLRQPMEHARARLAEVLDENNANNEPIDDAVLTFFAAPNSYTGDELVEIAAHGSPVVLEMLLRRSLDLGARLASPGEFTERAFLAGKLDLTQAEAVRDLIDAQTLTQARQAASQMGGALSRRVAPTKQSLLELIALLEAGIDFAEDDVDVAPKSEISRRIAELNPPLAALETSFARGRIVHDGLTMAIVGRPNAGKSSLFNRLVERDRAIVTATPGTTRDLVSERISLEGIPLELVDTAGLRETFEEVEQLGIARSREALADAALVLVVLDATQSLNQEERSLLAALHNRPALAAINKHDLADQVSPSKAMPEADSTASEFGIPMVPTSALTGEGIQALREKIVELATGGAAEEPGLLTNLRQQQAIIAARAALADADRANENSIPHEMILLDLYRVLWALDSLTGQTTPDDVLNLIFSTFCIGK, from the coding sequence ATGGACACCGAATCGCAAGTGCCGGAAGCAACCGCCGCAATCGTCGACACCATCGCGGCGATCTCCACGCCTCCGGGGCGCGGCGGAATCGGCATCGTGCGGCTGAGCGGGCCGCAGGCGGCATCGATCGCGGCGCAACTTGTGCGCCTTCGTCAGCCGATGGAGCACGCCCGGGCGCGCCTCGCTGAGGTGCTCGATGAAAACAACGCGAACAACGAGCCGATCGATGACGCCGTACTCACTTTTTTCGCCGCTCCCAATTCCTACACGGGTGATGAACTCGTGGAGATTGCAGCGCATGGATCGCCGGTTGTTCTCGAAATGCTGTTGCGGCGCTCGCTCGATCTGGGTGCTCGACTGGCATCCCCGGGGGAGTTTACGGAGCGCGCATTCCTCGCGGGCAAACTCGATCTAACGCAGGCAGAAGCGGTCCGTGATCTGATTGATGCGCAGACACTCACCCAGGCGCGACAGGCCGCCAGCCAGATGGGCGGCGCGCTCAGCCGTCGCGTAGCACCTACCAAGCAATCCCTCCTCGAATTGATCGCGCTGCTTGAGGCAGGTATCGATTTCGCTGAAGACGACGTCGACGTCGCCCCGAAGTCAGAAATCAGCCGCCGTATCGCCGAACTCAACCCACCGCTGGCTGCGCTCGAGACATCCTTCGCCCGTGGACGCATTGTGCATGATGGCCTCACCATGGCCATTGTGGGTCGTCCGAACGCGGGAAAGAGTTCGCTGTTTAATCGGCTCGTGGAGCGGGACCGCGCCATCGTGACGGCGACACCGGGAACCACACGTGATCTGGTGTCTGAGCGAATTTCACTCGAAGGCATTCCGCTGGAACTTGTCGACACAGCCGGCCTGCGCGAGACGTTCGAAGAAGTAGAGCAGCTCGGCATCGCACGCAGCCGCGAAGCGCTGGCCGATGCGGCGCTCGTTCTTGTGGTTCTGGATGCAACTCAATCGCTGAACCAGGAAGAACGCAGTCTGCTCGCGGCCTTACACAATCGTCCAGCCCTCGCGGCAATCAACAAACACGATCTCGCCGATCAGGTGTCACCCAGCAAAGCAATGCCGGAAGCCGATTCGACAGCTAGCGAATTCGGCATCCCCATGGTGCCAACATCGGCGCTAACCGGCGAGGGCATTCAAGCACTCCGCGAAAAGATCGTCGAGCTCGCCACCGGAGGAGCTGCCGAAGAACCCGGCCTGCTCACCAATCTCCGCCAGCAGCAGGCGATCATCGCCGCCAGAGCCGCACTCGCCGACGCCGACCGCGCCAACGAGAACAGCATCCCGCACGAAATGATTTTGCTAGACCTCTACCGTGTGCTCTGGGCCCTGGATTCATTAACCGGCCAAACCACCCCCGACGACGTGTTGAATTTAATCTTCTCAACCTTCTGCATCGGAAAATAA